The following are from one region of the Ruegeria sp. THAF33 genome:
- a CDS encoding plastocyanin/azurin family copper-binding protein, producing the protein MFLAAPYVRASSPVVVDMLNKHPDDPKQRQIFLPRLVVIDPGQSVLFKATDPGHNAASVDGMIPEGAEPWEGKIGKDIEVEFTQPGVYGYVCTPHAAAGMVGVVVVQGEGALDNLEAAKAVKQRAKGKRVFAEIWEEIDQLGLSG; encoded by the coding sequence ATGTTTTTGGCAGCTCCCTACGTCCGGGCTTCGTCTCCTGTTGTTGTGGACATGCTGAACAAGCATCCTGATGACCCCAAACAACGACAGATTTTCTTGCCCAGACTGGTCGTCATAGATCCCGGTCAGTCTGTTTTGTTCAAGGCGACGGACCCGGGGCACAATGCGGCGTCCGTTGACGGGATGATCCCGGAGGGTGCTGAACCTTGGGAGGGAAAAATTGGCAAGGATATCGAGGTCGAGTTCACGCAACCCGGTGTCTATGGATATGTTTGTACACCGCACGCAGCCGCGGGGATGGTGGGCGTCGTGGTCGTTCAGGGTGAAGGAGCACTGGATAACCTGGAAGCAGCAAAAGCCGTCAAGCAGCGCGCCAAGGGGAAACGGGTGTTCGCCGAAATCTGGGAAGAAATCGATCAGCTTGGGTTGAGCGGCTGA
- a CDS encoding VirB3 family type IV secretion system protein: MPRRNTVFRGLSRPAEWGGLPVIYLLVILGMTMLSFFMFGIAPAIIAGFVFYTGLRLFYEWEPAFFRVLSVTLSKTPRTKNRQHHGGDYYSA, from the coding sequence ATGCCGCGCCGCAATACGGTCTTTCGCGGCCTGAGCCGCCCCGCAGAATGGGGCGGCTTACCCGTGATCTATCTGCTGGTGATCCTCGGGATGACCATGCTTTCGTTCTTCATGTTCGGGATAGCGCCAGCAATCATTGCGGGTTTTGTTTTCTACACCGGGCTTCGCCTCTTTTACGAATGGGAACCGGCTTTCTTCCGCGTCCTGTCCGTAACCCTTTCCAAAACTCCGCGCACCAAAAACCGCCAGCATCATGGGGGAGATTACTATAGTGCCTAA
- a CDS encoding PAS-domain containing protein: MMRVEKSTDASGAAYAQFQRAAMLEQEVRARTNDLERALELLNDSNSRLAQANQETEAARADLANAIETVQEGFALFNRDEKLVLCNSRFGLHMPDIKERLSPGLRFVEYVELVSQSRYLSLPKALTSQDWVKRRVARHADDHVVFNVRLSGNRWIQVSEHRTPDGGTVILQTDVSDIMRIEREERDRILDDKASLIRATLEHIEQGVCIFDSKHRLIGWNNRASELLAIPVSQFQMGTQFKTLTNRLSADVTFKDGFTQHDLLYWVNTQTEREPLQFEMDRGRFKMLLVFAQEMPDKGFVISFTDVTAERKSAQALIDAKNLLENRVKARTVELAEALSEAERANASKSRFVAAASHDLLQPLSAAKLYVASLRNGLGETDTHEVAIKAESALNSVEHILEALLDISKLDSGKAAVHLSAVPVGEVFKQMEDAFRPVAKAKGLDLRVVPTTALVKSDASYLRRILQNLLSNAIRYTETGKVLVGVRRRKDAISIEVLDSGVGIPADQREIVFQEFQRLHSDASAAQGMGLGLAIVERACELLNHPIHLRSKLGKGTAFSVEVPTVQGQDYSRDSSAEIQEQRAGQLTNTIVLLIENDKDLRNALAITMESWDVDVIEAASEIQAVDLLREIEISPDAMVVDFQLDDGKTGTEAVWNIKAEFGSMPALIISANRSLETAEECKSNGLTLIHKPINDKELKHQLSSLLSR; the protein is encoded by the coding sequence ATGATGCGGGTTGAGAAGTCAACGGATGCTTCGGGTGCTGCGTACGCCCAGTTTCAGCGCGCGGCCATGCTTGAGCAGGAGGTGCGTGCCAGAACCAACGATCTGGAGCGTGCGCTTGAACTTCTGAATGACTCAAATTCCAGACTGGCGCAGGCCAATCAGGAAACGGAAGCTGCCCGAGCTGATCTGGCAAATGCAATTGAGACAGTTCAAGAAGGTTTTGCACTGTTCAATCGGGACGAAAAACTGGTCCTTTGCAACAGCCGTTTCGGGCTGCATATGCCTGATATCAAGGAACGTCTCAGTCCTGGATTGCGGTTTGTCGAATATGTCGAACTGGTCAGCCAGTCCAGGTACCTGTCGCTGCCGAAGGCGTTGACTTCGCAAGACTGGGTTAAGCGCCGTGTCGCGCGCCACGCGGACGATCATGTTGTGTTCAACGTACGCCTGAGTGGGAACCGCTGGATTCAGGTTTCCGAACATCGGACACCGGATGGGGGTACAGTGATCTTGCAGACGGATGTCTCAGACATTATGCGGATCGAACGAGAGGAAAGAGATCGAATTCTTGACGACAAAGCCAGCCTGATCCGCGCGACACTGGAACATATTGAGCAAGGTGTTTGTATTTTCGACAGTAAGCATCGCCTTATTGGCTGGAACAACCGGGCCTCTGAGTTGTTGGCGATCCCGGTGTCGCAATTTCAGATGGGAACACAGTTCAAGACCCTGACAAACCGACTGAGCGCCGATGTCACTTTCAAAGACGGATTTACCCAGCATGATTTGCTCTATTGGGTGAACACCCAGACGGAACGCGAACCTCTGCAATTTGAAATGGACCGGGGCCGGTTCAAAATGTTGTTGGTCTTTGCGCAGGAAATGCCGGACAAAGGTTTTGTGATTTCGTTTACGGATGTCACTGCCGAAAGGAAATCGGCGCAAGCCCTGATAGACGCAAAGAACTTGTTGGAAAATCGTGTTAAGGCCCGGACGGTAGAATTGGCAGAAGCATTAAGCGAGGCTGAGCGCGCGAATGCTTCAAAGTCCAGATTTGTAGCTGCAGCCAGCCACGATCTTTTGCAACCCCTCTCGGCGGCAAAACTATATGTCGCATCCCTTCGAAATGGGTTGGGTGAAACTGATACCCATGAAGTCGCAATTAAGGCAGAAAGCGCTCTGAACAGCGTCGAACACATCCTTGAAGCACTGTTGGACATCTCGAAACTGGATTCAGGCAAAGCGGCAGTGCATCTTTCGGCGGTGCCCGTTGGTGAAGTGTTTAAACAGATGGAAGATGCCTTTCGGCCTGTTGCGAAGGCGAAAGGGTTGGACTTGCGGGTCGTTCCGACCACAGCATTGGTAAAAAGCGACGCCAGTTATCTCAGGCGCATTCTTCAGAACTTACTGTCCAACGCGATCCGGTACACCGAAACAGGTAAGGTTTTGGTTGGGGTCAGAAGGCGAAAGGATGCTATTTCCATCGAAGTGCTGGACTCTGGAGTAGGGATCCCAGCTGACCAGCGCGAGATCGTATTCCAAGAGTTTCAACGCCTGCATTCCGATGCCAGCGCGGCGCAGGGCATGGGCCTTGGTTTGGCCATTGTCGAACGCGCTTGCGAATTACTGAACCACCCGATCCACCTTAGGTCCAAACTGGGAAAAGGTACGGCGTTCTCAGTTGAGGTGCCGACCGTGCAGGGACAAGATTACTCAAGAGACTCATCCGCAGAGATACAGGAGCAAAGAGCTGGTCAGTTGACTAACACAATTGTCCTGCTGATCGAAAATGACAAGGATCTCAGAAATGCATTGGCCATCACGATGGAGTCTTGGGACGTTGATGTTATTGAAGCAGCGAGCGAAATTCAAGCCGTCGACCTGTTACGTGAAATCGAGATTTCGCCCGATGCGATGGTTGTAGACTTTCAGTTGGATGATGGAAAGACCGGAACAGAAGCGGTCTGGAATATAAAGGCCGAGTTCGGCAGCATGCCCGCGTTGATCATTTCTGCAAACAGATCACTGGAAACGGCCGAAGAATGTAAGTCGAACGGCCTGACTCTGATCCACAAACCGATCAACGATAAAGAGCTTAAACACCAATTGAGCAGTCTGTTGTCGCGTTGA
- a CDS encoding winged helix-turn-helix domain-containing protein, which produces MFRIAVGIGAFGAICAVVFVRLNDPWVIAEQKAESDAKMIAELIDTPDKISWHLTEDIPLLRALVWNADGQRQYPPIAGMVPVPYTFSDEAETELAYFQVQTQTPIWAPFDVESSQLLYCRTAPPVCLIYERASLEEYLELTSGALASKGSNQLALLLLTAIASLLGFVYIWFRQTERTRSSGFKLDPKRYVVQRDSLQVSLTPRDVKLLSLLQERVGTVVTKDELFDRGWAREYTPNSRALDQHIINLRKKLDPDKSRPVLIETVHGVGYRFVV; this is translated from the coding sequence ATGTTTCGGATAGCAGTAGGTATTGGCGCTTTTGGTGCCATCTGTGCGGTAGTCTTTGTTCGGCTTAATGATCCTTGGGTCATTGCGGAACAGAAGGCAGAAAGCGACGCGAAGATGATCGCTGAACTTATCGATACTCCCGATAAGATCAGCTGGCACTTGACGGAAGATATTCCGCTGCTTCGTGCTTTGGTTTGGAACGCTGACGGACAACGCCAATACCCGCCGATAGCTGGAATGGTGCCTGTTCCTTACACGTTTTCCGATGAGGCAGAAACCGAACTGGCCTATTTTCAGGTGCAGACCCAAACTCCAATATGGGCACCATTCGACGTTGAAAGCAGCCAACTGCTTTATTGTCGTACAGCACCGCCCGTCTGTCTCATCTATGAACGCGCGTCACTAGAAGAGTACTTAGAACTCACAAGTGGTGCGCTGGCGTCGAAAGGATCTAACCAACTGGCGCTGTTGCTTTTGACTGCGATAGCAAGTCTGTTGGGCTTTGTTTACATTTGGTTCAGACAAACAGAAAGAACCCGATCCTCGGGGTTCAAGCTTGATCCCAAACGCTATGTTGTTCAGCGCGACTCGCTGCAAGTTTCCCTCACCCCACGCGACGTAAAGTTGCTCTCGCTGCTGCAAGAACGGGTCGGCACGGTTGTGACGAAAGACGAGCTCTTTGACAGAGGGTGGGCGCGCGAGTACACTCCCAACTCGCGTGCCTTGGACCAACATATAATCAACCTGCGCAAAAAGCTGGATCCGGACAAATCCAGACCAGTCCTTATTGAAACTGTGCACGGTGTCGGCTACCGCTTCGTTGTCTAG
- a CDS encoding helix-turn-helix domain-containing protein: MSFRQIASVHHHENIRFHNGLPEGWNRDRFRQLCVGYAQIRGASAHCIRTLEIIIDMITPCAFRDPSQEPFCYARQETLIAGRGVTDRTIHNHERELEMIGLLERRLGANGARCKRKGLGLFLTPALNLISEMRDADEQSKAEKKEHDELRGDRSRLYRHVKHSLAVFASLPCSPEGLEDMMGELRSWPRADKLKYMSLDGLRSHVQAAHDLWKRIEIYVKKPGEFSGEPEACFGCHIQDQIEEEILSCNADGEVTMPSAEASEPDCSGSGPYGPPHCLESNHPTDTASSKAQKLPQVNNRILYELASPELRMHIDIAGGGDQNSSPSLYAIETGVSARLSEIGANASAWHTAIDRLTVMGAILAGLIIDARLSDPRLPPVVNPGGYLRGMVRADERGELNLISSFMGLLARRAREEEDGFPQDPKKRI; the protein is encoded by the coding sequence ATGAGCTTTCGGCAGATCGCATCCGTCCATCACCACGAAAATATACGCTTCCACAACGGCCTTCCCGAGGGTTGGAATCGAGACAGGTTTCGGCAGCTCTGCGTGGGATATGCGCAGATCAGAGGCGCATCAGCCCATTGTATTCGCACCTTAGAGATCATCATCGATATGATTACGCCATGTGCTTTTCGAGACCCGTCTCAGGAACCCTTTTGCTACGCGCGCCAGGAAACCCTCATTGCCGGTCGAGGCGTGACAGATCGGACAATCCACAATCACGAACGAGAACTGGAAATGATTGGCCTGCTCGAACGCAGGCTTGGTGCAAATGGGGCGCGTTGTAAGCGCAAGGGGCTCGGCCTCTTTCTGACCCCTGCCCTAAACCTCATTTCAGAGATGCGCGACGCAGACGAGCAAAGCAAAGCCGAGAAGAAAGAACATGACGAGCTGCGCGGGGATCGATCACGGCTTTACCGACATGTGAAACACAGCTTGGCAGTGTTTGCCTCGCTCCCCTGCAGTCCTGAAGGCCTGGAAGACATGATGGGGGAACTTCGATCCTGGCCGCGTGCCGACAAGCTGAAATACATGTCGCTGGATGGGCTCAGATCACATGTTCAGGCAGCTCACGATCTTTGGAAGCGGATCGAAATATATGTTAAAAAACCCGGTGAATTTTCGGGTGAACCCGAAGCCTGTTTCGGGTGCCATATACAAGACCAAATTGAAGAAGAAATTCTGTCTTGTAACGCCGATGGCGAAGTTACAATGCCCTCGGCTGAAGCCTCGGAACCAGATTGTTCTGGCTCCGGGCCTTACGGCCCTCCGCATTGCTTAGAAAGCAATCATCCGACAGATACGGCATCAAGCAAGGCCCAAAAACTACCGCAGGTGAATAACCGCATCCTATATGAACTGGCCTCACCCGAGCTGCGTATGCATATCGATATCGCCGGTGGCGGAGATCAGAATTCCAGCCCGTCGCTCTACGCGATTGAGACCGGCGTTTCGGCGCGATTGTCGGAGATCGGCGCCAATGCCTCCGCATGGCATACGGCGATTGACCGTTTGACCGTGATGGGTGCAATCCTGGCCGGGTTGATCATAGACGCGAGGCTGAGTGATCCGCGCCTGCCGCCCGTGGTTAATCCGGGCGGATACCTTCGCGGTATGGTGCGCGCAGATGAGCGCGGGGAGTTGAACCTGATTTCCAGTTTCATGGGTTTGTTGGCACGAAGAGCCCGGGAGGAGGAAGACGGGTTTCCGCAAGACCCCAAGAAGCGGATTTAA
- a CDS encoding thermonuclease family protein, with amino-acid sequence MKRLLFLSATLASLFFVAVWIEPSKQTITLSASEVIAVDGDTIDHGDDRYRLIGFDTPETFRAQCEAERALGLKAKDRLTEIIQTSGQIELVIQPDLDVHDRFLAVGRSGGQEIGKTLISEGLARPYSGGKRGSWCG; translated from the coding sequence ATGAAACGGCTCTTGTTTCTCAGCGCTACACTCGCGTCTTTGTTTTTTGTTGCGGTCTGGATTGAACCATCAAAACAAACAATAACCCTGAGCGCATCCGAGGTGATTGCCGTTGATGGTGACACCATCGACCACGGTGATGACCGCTACCGCCTCATCGGTTTCGACACTCCTGAGACCTTCCGCGCACAATGTGAGGCCGAGAGAGCTTTGGGTCTGAAAGCCAAAGACCGCCTGACGGAGATCATTCAGACCAGTGGGCAGATAGAATTGGTTATCCAACCAGACCTGGACGTGCATGACCGTTTCCTCGCGGTCGGACGTTCAGGTGGTCAGGAGATAGGGAAAACTCTGATATCCGAAGGTCTCGCGCGACCCTATTCGGGCGGCAAACGCGGGTCCTGGTGCGGCTAG
- a CDS encoding autoinducer binding domain-containing protein: MKIADIGNSELDFRQTGEARLQEICSRFELENASYAHIDKHHNVVHGCTTFPAEWVRHYVDNDLVLIDPLIRFGAAMIAPIDWAVFDDQREHAPLFDAARKFGVGQHGLSIPVINPFGERGVFTVTSNLRRSDWDALVGSMLPALRHEAQVLHLLALDVIDTVFNFPTDALSDQEMDVLKMLASGLIPSVVAGQTGLSSRMVHALTSSIVTKLKCRTTEQAVARAVSTGILKWTDFFADPVAELADVEGQTLCGGIVRWSGRSHELITFEDGRTVRNLDSFQAVQVQEIAKDFNLDAERILEELGPNRDQCVWIRHL; encoded by the coding sequence ATGAAAATCGCGGACATTGGCAATTCTGAACTGGATTTCAGACAGACCGGGGAGGCGCGCCTTCAGGAAATTTGTTCCAGGTTTGAGCTGGAGAATGCGTCCTACGCCCATATCGACAAGCATCACAACGTTGTCCACGGTTGCACCACGTTCCCGGCCGAATGGGTCAGGCATTACGTCGACAACGACCTGGTTCTGATTGATCCCCTTATTCGATTTGGCGCCGCAATGATTGCCCCGATTGATTGGGCTGTGTTTGATGATCAGCGTGAACACGCACCGCTATTCGATGCAGCGAGAAAATTTGGTGTGGGTCAGCACGGACTATCCATTCCGGTTATCAATCCGTTTGGGGAGCGTGGCGTCTTTACGGTTACCTCCAACCTGCGCCGTTCCGACTGGGACGCCTTGGTCGGGAGTATGCTCCCTGCCCTTCGCCACGAAGCGCAGGTCCTGCATCTACTCGCGCTCGATGTGATTGATACGGTTTTCAACTTTCCTACGGATGCGTTGTCCGATCAGGAGATGGATGTTCTGAAGATGCTCGCATCAGGATTGATCCCATCCGTAGTTGCTGGCCAGACGGGGCTCTCCTCCAGAATGGTGCATGCTTTGACGTCTTCGATCGTCACAAAACTCAAGTGCCGGACAACGGAACAAGCAGTGGCGAGAGCTGTCAGCACAGGTATTCTTAAATGGACCGATTTCTTTGCCGACCCGGTCGCCGAACTTGCGGATGTTGAAGGACAGACCCTTTGCGGCGGGATCGTGCGTTGGTCTGGAAGATCACACGAGTTGATCACCTTTGAAGATGGTCGAACGGTGCGGAACTTGGATAGCTTTCAGGCGGTTCAGGTCCAGGAAATTGCCAAAGACTTCAATCTGGATGCTGAAAGGATCCTCGAAGAACTTGGGCCCAACCGGGATCAATGCGTGTGGATCAGGCATCTCTGA
- the adh gene encoding aldehyde dehydrogenase, protein MTNLQATTNASPFATRYDNFIGGDFRAPDSGQYFDNISPITGGSIGQIARSGASDIEAALDAAHRAADGWGATSVTERANTLMRIAQKLEDNLELLAICETWDNGKAIRETRAADLPLAIDHFRYFASAIRAQEGTMGEIDQDTVAYHFHEPLGVVGQIIPWNFPLLMAAWKLAPAIAAGNCVVLKPAEQTPATIMVFCELIADILPAGVLNVVNGFGLEAGKPLATSNRIAKIAFTGETTTGRLIMQYATENIIPVTLELGGKSPNIFHKDVLNEDDAFFDKAIEGFVMFALNQGEVCTCPSRALIHEDIYERFIERAIERTKAIDCGDPREGGTMMGAQASSEQKEKILSYLDIGRQEGAEVLTGGSERQMPGDMANGYYIEPTILKGNNKMRVFQEEIFGPVVSVTTFKDEDEALEIANDTLYGLGAGVWSRDANKCYRFGRAIKAGRVWTNCYHAYPAHAAFGGYKQSGIGRETHKMMLDHYQQTKNMLVSYSPNKLGFF, encoded by the coding sequence ATGACCAATCTGCAAGCGACCACAAACGCTTCGCCTTTCGCAACCCGCTATGACAATTTCATTGGCGGAGACTTTCGAGCGCCGGATTCAGGTCAGTACTTTGACAATATCAGCCCAATCACAGGGGGCTCAATTGGCCAGATTGCGCGCTCTGGTGCTTCGGATATTGAGGCAGCGCTGGACGCTGCTCATAGAGCTGCCGATGGTTGGGGTGCGACCAGCGTGACCGAGCGCGCCAATACACTGATGCGAATTGCGCAGAAACTGGAAGACAACCTAGAGCTTCTGGCCATCTGCGAAACATGGGACAACGGGAAAGCCATTCGGGAAACACGGGCCGCGGACCTGCCGCTTGCGATTGATCATTTCCGGTATTTCGCAAGCGCGATCCGTGCTCAGGAAGGCACGATGGGCGAAATTGACCAAGACACGGTTGCCTATCACTTTCACGAACCACTGGGCGTCGTCGGGCAGATCATCCCTTGGAATTTCCCGCTGCTGATGGCGGCCTGGAAACTAGCACCTGCCATCGCAGCAGGAAATTGCGTGGTTCTGAAACCGGCCGAGCAGACACCTGCAACCATCATGGTTTTCTGCGAGTTGATTGCGGATATTCTGCCTGCAGGAGTGTTGAATGTGGTCAACGGTTTTGGTCTTGAGGCAGGCAAACCGTTGGCCACATCCAACCGCATCGCCAAGATCGCCTTTACCGGAGAGACCACAACCGGTCGACTGATCATGCAATACGCGACCGAGAACATCATACCAGTGACACTGGAATTGGGTGGTAAGTCTCCGAACATTTTCCACAAGGATGTTCTGAACGAGGACGATGCGTTTTTTGACAAGGCCATCGAAGGTTTCGTGATGTTCGCGCTGAATCAGGGCGAGGTCTGCACATGCCCAAGCCGCGCCTTGATTCACGAGGACATCTATGAGCGCTTTATCGAACGGGCCATCGAACGGACCAAGGCCATCGATTGCGGCGACCCGCGTGAAGGTGGAACCATGATGGGGGCGCAAGCCTCTTCCGAGCAGAAAGAGAAGATTCTTTCCTATCTTGATATTGGTCGGCAAGAAGGTGCTGAAGTGCTGACTGGCGGCAGCGAACGCCAGATGCCGGGAGATATGGCGAACGGGTATTACATCGAGCCAACAATCCTGAAAGGCAACAACAAGATGCGCGTCTTCCAAGAAGAAATCTTTGGCCCCGTGGTGTCGGTGACAACATTCAAGGATGAGGACGAAGCGCTAGAGATCGCGAATGATACGCTGTACGGGCTGGGTGCAGGTGTTTGGTCGCGCGATGCCAACAAGTGTTACCGCTTTGGCCGCGCAATCAAAGCCGGACGTGTCTGGACAAATTGCTATCACGCCTATCCTGCCCATGCCGCATTTGGTGGGTACAAGCAGTCGGGGATTGGACGCGAGACCCATAAAATGATGCTGGATCATTATCAGCAGACCAAAAACATGCTGGTCAGCTATAGCCCGAACAAACTCGGCTTCTTCTAA
- a CDS encoding DUF779 domain-containing protein, whose product MDPKITCVSDDEPIAGTDPNARVVATEGALELLKEIQVRNGEVMFHQSGGCCDGSSPMCYPKGEFPLGKSDVKLGDIGGAEFYISGAQYEVWKHTQIILDVVPGRGGMFSLDNGTERRFLIRSRLLPQV is encoded by the coding sequence ATGGACCCCAAGATTACATGTGTCTCGGATGACGAACCAATTGCCGGTACCGATCCGAATGCGCGGGTTGTCGCGACGGAGGGCGCGCTTGAACTGCTGAAAGAGATTCAGGTGCGCAATGGTGAGGTCATGTTTCATCAATCCGGCGGATGCTGCGATGGCTCCTCCCCGATGTGTTATCCCAAAGGTGAATTCCCGCTAGGAAAATCAGATGTAAAGCTTGGCGATATTGGCGGGGCAGAATTCTATATCTCAGGCGCACAATACGAGGTCTGGAAACATACGCAGATTATCCTTGATGTGGTGCCGGGGCGCGGCGGCATGTTTAGCCTCGATAATGGTACCGAGAGGCGATTCCTCATTCGATCCCGGCTTTTACCTCAGGTCTAG
- a CDS encoding tetratricopeptide repeat protein, whose translation MKLVYLPLMFLIFASESYAETPIKTEDDFGTLNPDDTGKEMIVRKIEMGVIDSITCSLGINVTKNDDFELARRLTRECAEAGFAKAMTWMSQLENNGLGGEYDPDASAEWDRRAAEAGDPVGKFNHGVNLMRGHGISQDTELGRRYVDEAASDGLDVARKLQGADYDLDEITPDADNWKYAPLF comes from the coding sequence ATGAAACTTGTCTACCTACCACTTATGTTCCTTATCTTCGCAAGCGAGAGTTACGCCGAAACACCCATCAAAACGGAAGACGATTTTGGCACGCTCAATCCTGATGACACAGGTAAAGAGATGATTGTGCGGAAGATAGAGATGGGGGTGATTGACTCTATCACTTGTTCCCTTGGGATAAATGTCACAAAAAACGACGATTTTGAACTGGCTCGGAGGCTTACCAGAGAATGCGCCGAAGCTGGCTTTGCCAAGGCTATGACCTGGATGAGCCAGCTTGAAAACAACGGACTAGGTGGTGAATACGATCCAGACGCGTCGGCAGAATGGGATCGACGTGCCGCAGAGGCAGGCGACCCCGTAGGGAAGTTTAACCATGGCGTTAACTTGATGCGGGGGCATGGCATTTCGCAAGATACTGAACTGGGGCGTCGGTATGTTGACGAAGCGGCAAGCGATGGGCTTGATGTCGCCAGAAAATTGCAAGGTGCCGATTACGATCTGGATGAAATAACACCAGATGCGGACAACTGGAAGTATGCGCCGCTATTTTGA
- a CDS encoding lytic transglycosylase domain-containing protein gives MIAAMRPLLLVSTAFVATGASAQVIEYEPDGSVFLNGARAEIVNGVVRPIRMREYTLDEKPEAPKAKPQEKIEIAGKAPRPRRSSGGWSQERIVKEIHAAAERHDIPAELFMALVWQESRYRADALSPKGAYGFAQLMPGTAKDLGVNPKNPAENLDGGARYLAAQYREFGTWKLALAAYNAGPHRVVEYGGVPPFTETRNYVRIILSKVSTSS, from the coding sequence ATGATCGCAGCAATGCGGCCCCTTCTGCTCGTCTCCACGGCATTTGTGGCGACCGGCGCAAGCGCCCAGGTCATCGAATACGAGCCGGATGGCAGCGTGTTTCTGAACGGTGCGCGGGCAGAAATCGTCAATGGCGTCGTTCGGCCAATCCGGATGCGTGAGTACACGCTTGACGAAAAACCGGAAGCGCCGAAGGCCAAGCCACAGGAAAAGATCGAGATTGCGGGCAAGGCACCGCGGCCTCGCAGATCCTCGGGCGGCTGGTCGCAGGAGCGGATCGTCAAAGAAATCCACGCAGCGGCGGAACGCCATGACATTCCGGCCGAGTTGTTCATGGCGCTGGTCTGGCAGGAAAGCCGGTATCGGGCTGACGCTCTGTCACCCAAGGGTGCCTATGGCTTCGCACAGCTCATGCCCGGAACGGCGAAAGACCTGGGCGTGAACCCAAAGAACCCTGCAGAAAATCTCGACGGTGGTGCCCGCTATTTGGCGGCGCAGTACCGCGAGTTCGGAACCTGGAAGCTGGCGCTTGCCGCCTACAACGCCGGGCCTCACCGCGTCGTCGAATACGGCGGCGTCCCCCCCTTCACCGAAACCCGCAATTACGTGCGGATCATCCTAAGCAAAGTGAGCACTTCCTCATGA